AAGCCGACCACGCGCGCCTTGAACTCGCGCTTGTCGGGCAGCGTGACGATGACCTCCTCGGCCCCGTCGACGACGTGGGCGTTGGTGAGGATGAAGCCGTCGGCGCTGTAAATGAAGCCCGACCCCACGCCGCGCTGGCGCTGCTCGGGCACGCGGTCGGGCCCCTGCGGCCCGCGCGGCACCGCCCCCGGCGGCAGCGGGATGCCGAAGCGGCGGAAGAACTCGCGCATCTGCTCTTCCACGTCGTCGCCCATCGACTCGTCGCGCCGCACGCGCTCAACCGTGCGGATGTTGACCACCGACGGGCCGACCTCCTCCACCAGGACCGTGAAGTCCGGCAGGCCGGTGACGCGCGGCGCCGCGGCCGCAGGGGCCGGGGCGGCGGAACCGACCGGCTGCGCGCCGACGCCGTGTTGCGCGGCGCTCCACACGAGCGCGACCGCCGCGACCGCGGAAACGGCCGCCAGCGCCCACGGCCGCCGCGCCGGCGGCGTCGGGGTGTGCGTGGGGTTCGATACGTCCATCGTCATCGGTTGTGGCTCCTTGCCGATTCACTCAACGGGTCTTTTCCAGCGCGCCGAGGAAGCGCTCCAGCGTCGCGAGTGGTACCTCGCCCATCGCCGTCACCGGCGTGCCCGCGACGGTTTGCACGAGCACGTGGGTCGCGCCGGCCTGGGCGCGCTGCGAGGCAGCCGCCTCGCCGGTGCTGAAGAACAGCGACACCGCCGCCAACCCATCGGAAAACACACACTGCAACGGCGCGCGGGTGCGCCCCGCTTCGGCCGGCCGCGACCAGCAGGTCACCGGGCGGAACCCCGGCACCTCGGCGCGCAGCCGCCAGCCCTCGGCTTCCAGCGTCGTCTTGTTCAGCACCGGCCGCTCGACGCGCATGCCGCGTGTATCGTCCATCTGTCGCGCCAGCGTCTCCAGGCGCAGCGGAGCGTCGAGCTGCAGTTCGGTGAACGCCACCTGTTCCAGCACCTCGCCGTCGGCGCGCAGGGTTTGCACCTTCAGCGCGAGCCCGGTGCGTTTTTCGGACCAGAGGCGGTAGCCGTAGCGCAGCGCGTCCGCTGGCACGATGTCCACCACCCAGGCGTCGTAGCCCGCAACGCGCTCGCTGCCGCGCGGCTCGGCGCGGTAGTAGCCCCCGACCTCGATGCCCGGCACCCCGACCGGTCCGGGAAAGAGCCGCAGCAGCTCGCGCCGGTCGCGCAGCGCCCACTGCCGCTCGGGCCAGACGGTGAGCACCTCGTCGTCGCGGCGCCAGGTCACGCGCGCCGGGCCGCTGAGCGACTCGATGCGCTCGACCTGCTGCCGCCCGTCGCACACGTGTGCGATGCGCGCGGTCGCAATCTCGCTGCCGCGCGTGACGACGAACACCCCGCTGTAGGCGCGGTTGCGCGTGGCGTCGTGCAGGCGTTGCAACCAGCCGCGCACGTCGGCCGGCGGCGCGCCGTTGGACGGCACCGCCTGTGCGAGCGCCATCGCGCCCGGCCACGCAAACAACGCCGCCGCCACAACGCCGGCGACGGCACGGAAGAGATGACGGAGAGACGACGTCAGCGACATCGGTGCAGCTCAGCGCGCCGGGACATCGTA
This region of Tepidimonas taiwanensis genomic DNA includes:
- a CDS encoding MucB/RseB C-terminal domain-containing protein, translated to MSLTSSLRHLFRAVAGVVAAALFAWPGAMALAQAVPSNGAPPADVRGWLQRLHDATRNRAYSGVFVVTRGSEIATARIAHVCDGRQQVERIESLSGPARVTWRRDDEVLTVWPERQWALRDRRELLRLFPGPVGVPGIEVGGYYRAEPRGSERVAGYDAWVVDIVPADALRYGYRLWSEKRTGLALKVQTLRADGEVLEQVAFTELQLDAPLRLETLARQMDDTRGMRVERPVLNKTTLEAEGWRLRAEVPGFRPVTCWSRPAEAGRTRAPLQCVFSDGLAAVSLFFSTGEAAASQRAQAGATHVLVQTVAGTPVTAMGEVPLATLERFLGALEKTR